Genomic DNA from bacterium:
GGTCGTCAGTGGCAAGGGGCTAATCGGCGCGGCGCTCTCTGTGGTCCTGGTGCTGGTCTTCGGAGAAGTCCTCCCGCTGCCCGGTGCCGCTCTTGGCCTGCTGCTTTGTGGAGCCACGGGATACGGGCTAAGCCTGCGGTTCTATCTGCTGGCACAGAGACGGCTCGGCGCGGCCCGCACCGGGTCGGTGTTTGCCGCCGCTCCCTTTGTGGGGGCCTTAATTGCCTTGGGCCTTGGGCAGACGCTGGGTGGGATTGCTGTGCTGGCCGCCGCAGGGCTGATGCTCTGCGGATTGTACCTGCATTTGACCGAGCAGCATGAGCACCGGCACAGACATGCGGCCTTGGAGCATGTCCACGCGCACCATCATGATGACTCTCATCACGAGCACCGTCACAACGCGCCGGTGGTGGGCACACACAGCCATGCCCATCGGCATGATCCAATGGAGCACAGTCACTCTCACGCATCCGATAGCCATCACCGCCACAGTCACGGATAAAACACAGAGAGGCATGGGGCATAGAGATCTCAATTCGGTCAAAAATTATAAGCCGTTGACTATATTTGCTTTGGGAAAACGGTTCGATTTATCGTAAGTTTTTAACAAAAGTGAAATTAGTCGTTTTTGCCGTGTCGTTCTCTACCAAATCTGCCAATTCTTCATTATTTTCTGGAGAATCGTCCCCACTTAGGCGTATTATGGTGTGAGGGGCCGTCCAAACAGCGGCTCCGATCGTGTATGTCATCAGGCTGTAATTACAAGGTAACAACATGAGTCTTCCGACAGAGCAGGAGACGGGGCGGGCAACCGCAAACCGCAGAGTCCGCACACAGGAAGCCGAACCTTCGCTGTTCGAGGCCTTCGATCCGCTCAAAGGTGAGCGGCTGGAGATTATGAACCCGAACGGTGAGATTGCCAATCCGCGCTGGATGCCCCGGCTCTCCGAGCAGAAGCTGGTGGAGATCTACCGGATGATGCTCCTCGCGCGCATCGCCGACACCAAGGCCGTCTCCTATCAGCGGCAGGGCCGGCTGTTTACACTGCCTCCCAGTATGGGACAGGAAGCGGCGGCGGTGGGCAGCGCTTCGGTGCTGGAAGTCAAGGACTGGATTGCCCCGGCTTACCGGGAACTGGGCGCGCTGCTTACGCACGGCGTTCCGTTGTGGAAAATATATCTGTATCACAGTGGCAGTGAATTCGGCGCGGTCTATCCCGAGAACGTGCGCGTGCTGCCGCAGTCCGTGCCCATCTCTTCGCAGTTGCTGCATGCGGCGGGCATCGGCCATGCGATCAACTACAAAGGTTTGAAGGAAGTTGTGATCACCTACTTCGGCGACGGCGGCACGTCCGAAGGCGATTTCCATGAAGCGCTGAACTGGGCGGCG
This window encodes:
- the pdhA gene encoding pyruvate dehydrogenase (acetyl-transferring) E1 component subunit alpha, with product MSLPTEQETGRATANRRVRTQEAEPSLFEAFDPLKGERLEIMNPNGEIANPRWMPRLSEQKLVEIYRMMLLARIADTKAVSYQRQGRLFTLPPSMGQEAAAVGSASVLEVKDWIAPAYRELGALLTHGVPLWKIYLYHSGSEFGAVYPENVRVLPQSVPISSQLLHAAGIGHAINYKGLKEVVITYFGDGGTSEGDFHEALNWAAVFSCPVIFFCNNNQYAISHPRTHQTKSATLAQKAIAYGMPGIQVDGNDIFAVYRATKDAADYARAGNGPVMIEAETYRLGAHTTSDDPTRYRQPDEEKLWHERDPLLRMRRYLEAQKLWSEPQEQQAAEEATKIADEAFKQASAVPMNTPEEVMSHLFETPPEELKKQLASLKSFLSWKEGR